The genomic window GCGAGAATCAGCCATCACCAACCCTCGGAGATACAAAGAGGACGTCTTCATTTGTCCCATATTCCAAGGCACACCCTATGAGATTGTAGACGTATGACGCAACTCAAGGTTCATCTTCATGCTGGCCAACGTACGCAGCGAGGAGGCGGGCCCGGTGAAGGAGCTGACCATGTCCTGCAAGTTCCGCAGGATGAAGGATGGCGGGCTGCCTCCCACGGGCACCTGTGCGTGCCGGCTGATCGAAACCGCGGATGCGGGGCAGACCCCTATGGATGCGGGACGCGTCGCCGAACCCACCGAGTGAGTCCCCTCCCCGCCTCTCGGCCCTGGTACCCTCCCAGTCCCCGTCCCTGGGAGACTGAATGCACCTGGCTCTCGGCGTCCTCGCCGGCATCGTCATCCTCTTCCTCGCCTTACGACAGTGGCTGCTGCACCGGGAGAGCAGCCCTCCCGGGCGCGAGCCCTTCGACGGGGACGTCTACCGGGTGGGCAAGGCGGCGATCGCCGAGCGCCGCTGCGAGCACCCTCGCGCCACGGTCATCTGCATGCACGGCTTCGTGGCCGACATGCGCTACTTCACGCACTACTACCGCGACCCCGATCTCCAGCTCATCCTGCTGACGAGCTGCGACTACCACGTGCCCATCACCGAGCCGCGGTACAGGTCCGCCCCCTGGGCAAAGGAGCCGACCGCGCCGGAAGGCTCCATCGCCTATGACGCCGCCGTGCTGGTGCAGGCGCTGGAGCACCTGCCCAGGACGAGGAACATCCGCGTCCACGGTCACTCACGCGGTGGAGCCGTCATCCTGGAGGCCGCGTCGATGCGGCCCGACCTGTTCGAGCAGGTGGAGGTGGTACTGGAAGCTCCGGTGCTCCCGCAGGCTCGTCCCTATGTGAAGACGACGGCCGTCGAGCTCTGGCTCATGGCGTTCGTCGTCCCCATGTGGCGCAGGGAGCCCATCTCCCGGCGCAACCGGGGCGCCTGGGGCCCGCTGGACAACGAGCGGAAGCGCGAGCTCATCATGGCCTTCCCGTTCAACCCCAAGCGCGTCGCCACCATGGTGTCCAACCTCCGAGAGCTCGAGGAGTGGATGCGGAAGCGCGACGCGTCGCTCTACCAGCACATCCCGCGTGGGACGGTGCTGGTCCCGGGAAAGGACCGGGTGTTGGACATGCACTCCATGCTGGAGAGCGCCCAGCGGGCGGGACCTGGGCTGAGCGTGGTGAAGCTGGACGGCTGCAGCCACTTTCCCCTGTGGGACCGTCCAGACGCCCTGCCCGCACTGGCTGGAGCCCCCAGCGCCCAGGAAGGCGGGTTCACAGCCCGAACCGGGTGATCAGCGCGGGCTCATCATGAACGCGACGAACTCCTCGTAGGAGAGCTGGCCGTCGCCATCGCTGTCCCCCCGCCGCAGGCTGGCCTCGGCCTCCTGTCGGCTCATCTTCTCCCCGAGCCTCTCCATGACCTGGAGAAGCTCGTCGATCGACACGAGGCCATCGCGGTTCCTGTCGAAGGCCTCGAAGGCCTCGCGCATCTCCCCCTCCGCTCCCGTGGAGCTCATCCTTCGGCGGATGAAGGCGAGGAACTCCGAGAAGTCGATCGTCTCGTTGCCGTCGGCGTCGGCCTTGACCAGGAGGCCCTTGAGTTCCGCCTCGGTCGGCTCCTCGCCCAGACGCTCCAGCGCCTGTCGGAGTTCCTGGAGGGTGATGCGCCCATCGCCGTTCCCGTCGTGCTCGGAGAACGCCTCTCGGAGCTCGGAGACCTGATCGTCTGTCAGCTCTTCCATCGATGGCGCCATGTCGTCCTTTCTGGCCAGGAGGACAAGATAGGTGAGTCAGCAGGCGTACGCAGCCAGCCCTCACGGCCACGGTCACGTGCAAACAAGCCAGGCCACGTCCCAGGGATTGCAGGAGAAGGCCCCGGCACATGTACCCAAGCCCCGGCCAGGCAGACGCTCGAGCGGGCATCAGGCCCTCTGGTGGGAGGGGGATCCCGCCTGGAGGAAAAGGAGGCTTGCGCTGACTGACTGACCCATTTACTATTCTGGTCAATGAGTTCCGACCCTCGCTCAGCCATTCTCAACGCCGCCGGTGAGGTCTTCGCCCGCTTCGGCTTCAAGAAGGCCTCCATGGAGGACATTGCGCGCCGCGCAGGCGTCGGCAAGGGCAGCATCTACCTCCACTTCGAGAGCAAGGATGAGCTGTTCGAGGCATGCCTCCGGCTCTCCCAGGCGCAGGCGATTGCGGAGCTCGAGACGGTCGTGCGTCGGGCCACGACACCTGAAGACCAGGTCCGGGCGTTCATCCAGTGCAAGCTGGAGCAGACCTCGCGCATGGCGCACGGGCAGCGTCTCCAGGTCGAGACCATCTTCGAGATGGGTACGCAGGCCTTGCGCCTCATGCCCGAGCTCCAGGAGAAGGAGACGGCGCTTCTTGCGCGCATCCTCACCGAAGGCAATGCGCAGGGAGTGTTTGCTGTCGCAGCCCCCCACCCGGTGGCCATGGGACTGGTGGAGACACTCGCGGCGTTCAGCGTCAAGCTGCTGACGCTGGGTTCCAGTGCCCCGTTCAGGGAAGCGCTGGACGCGTACTTCGACGTCTTCATCCGCGGTCTTGTGCCTCCTCGCGGATCGCCCTCCCACAAGAGCTGACACACCTGTCGTGGCGCGCGGGGATGAGGCTTTCGTGCGCCCTGGACTGACCAGAAAACCATTCCAGTCACCGGGTCTCATTTCCTCTCGACTCATGACGACCATCGCCATGGTGGCCGGCATGGTGCCGGTGGCGCTCGCCCGCGGTGATGGCGCCGAGACGCGTGTGCCCATGGCGCTGGTCATCATCGGCGGCCTGATCACCTCCACGGTGCTGACGCTGGTGGTGGTGCCGGTGGTGTACTCGCTGCTGGACGGCCTCGCCTCGCGCAAGCGCCACGCCGAGGCCCCGCGGCCCACCGAGGCCCAGCCGGATCCGAGCCCCGTGCCGGGCGCCGTCTAGCCGTCCTCATCCCCGGGGGGCACGCGCACTCCGAACCGCGCCCGGCGCGCCGCATCCACACGCCGGGCGCTCCGCTCCCCTCTCCTTTCCCACGCTTCAGGACTTCCCCATCATGAACACCCTCTCACTCATCGCTGGGCTGCTCCTCTCGCAGGCCCCGGCCCAGCTCCCCCCGCCGCCTCCCGTGGACGCGCCCGTTAAGGTCGCGGTGCTGCGCGCCACGCTCGACCGCGCGCGCGCCGAGCAGGAGTTCGTGCGCAGCCGGAACGCGTACGACAACGCCAGGAGTGCACTCGCGGCGCTCCTGGCCCGCCCCGTGGACTTCGACGTGCAGACACCCGCGGAACAGCAGGCAGCGGTGCGGACGGCCGCGGAGGACGCCGCTGGCGCCGAGGCGCACGCCCTGGAGGCACGGCTCGACGTGGCCGCCGCGCGCGTGGGTGTGGACGTCGCCAGCGGGCAGCGCCGCGCAGTGGCCTCGCGCTACCTGCCGAACCTCGCCGTCACGGGCACCTACAACCTGAGCAACGCGGGCGGCTTCACCGGCCAGAACAGCAACTGGAGCGTGGGGCTGGGCCTGTCGTGGGCCATCTTCGATGGCGGCCTGCGCGAGGCGCAGCTGCGAGAGGCCTCCGGACGCATCGCCGAGGCCAACGCCACGCTGCGCGTATCCGAGGAGAAGGCTCGCGACGAGGTGCGCCGCGCCCGCAACGATCTGGCGACGACGGAGAAGAACCTGGCTACGGCCCAGGAGCAGGTGGCGGTGGCGCGCGAGTCCGCGCAGCAGGTGAAGCGCAGCTTCGAGCTGGGCGCCGCGACCTACCTGGAGGTGTCGGACACCAACTCGGCCCTCGCGCAGGCGGAGCTGGCGGCCGTCGCCGAGTCGCTCAACGTGCGCCTGGCCCGGCTCGAGCTGGCGCGCGCGGTGGGCGACTTCGCCCCCGCCCCGGCCGCCCCCGCGACAGAAGCGGCTCGCTAATGCGGCTGGCGCCTGTATATGAGGAGCCTTGGTATGAAGAGACAGGAGCGACATGGTCGTGAGCGTCACCGGACCGCGCTTGCCGCGCTCCTGCTCGTCACGGGTGCAGCCCAGGCCGGTGCCGCCGGGCCATCGACACCCGAGACGGCTCCCCGTGCATCCACCCACGCCCTCACCGTCGGCGGTGGAGTGTCGCTGGGCGCCTACGAGGCGGGCTTCCTCGCGTACGCCACCGCCGCCGTCCGCGCGCACGGCGTGGAGCACGTGGGTCTGCTGACGGGCACCTCGGCCGGCAGCCTCAACGTGCTGCTGGCCGTGCTCGCCGCGTGCGGCGAGGCGGCGCCCGGGCTCACCCAGTCGATCTTCTGGGAGACGTGGATTCCCGTCGGCTTCGACCGCCTCTTCATCCCCGAGGACGTGACGCCCCTGGGCGTCTTCTCTCGCGGCTGGCTCGAGGCCCAGGCGCGCCGCATCGAGGAGGCGTGGAGCCGCGGCCTCGCCCCGACCTGTGACGTGGTGCTGGGGGTGTCGGCCACCCGCGTGGAGCCGCGCCTCGTGCACGCGGCGGGCGGGCGGCTGGCGCTGCCACGCATCGAGGAGAAGTTCGCCCTGCGCATCCAGGGCCGCGGGTGGGGACAGCCACCGCGCGTGACGAACTACACGGCCCCCGGCAGCTCGCGCCGCGAGCCGATGCTCGTCACCGACGAGCGAGGAGAGGTGGCCTTCTCGCAGGTGCGCGACCTCATCTTCGCGTCCATGGCCTTCCCGGTGGCCTTCGCACCCCAGCCGCTCGCCACGTGCGAGGCAGGCGCGACCGCCCGCCCCGGAGTGTGCCTGGCCACCGAGGCCTACTCGGCGGACTACGTCGACGGCGGCATCTTCGACAACACGCCCCTGAGACTGGCCGTGGGCCTGGCGCGCGACGGGCTGGCGCCTGGAGCGGACGGCGGCCCCCCGCGCTGGCGCGACGTGCCCGAGCCTGGCGCTCGGCGCTCTCCAACGGACGTCGCCTTCACCTTCGTGGACCCCTTCGCCACCGAGTACCCATCCGCGCCCGGCCTCCAGCTCCCCAGCGAGGCGGCTCCCCTGCCGCAGCTGCTCGGAGGGGTGGCGTCGGCCTTCGTGAACACGGCGCGCGCCAAGGAGCTCGCCCTCCTCCTGGAGGAGGAGCCGGAGATCGCCCAGCACATGGTGCAGCAGCGCCGGCACTTCCCCGCCGCGAGCGATCCCCTGACCGCCTTCTTCGGCTTCTTCGAGACGAGCTTTCGCAGCTTCGACTTCTACCTGGGCATGTACGACGCGCGGCGCTGGCTGCAGGAGTCGGACGCGGCGGGGCTCTGGCGCTTCGAGGTGCCCTCGGAGACGGGCACGGGATGGGAGCCCTTCGCGTGCATGCGCGCGGTGTACGACGGCCTGCCGGGAGCCGAGGCGACCTGCGCGGGAGAAGGACTGGCGGACTTCCGCGTGCTGCTCCAGGTGTCGCTCGATCGGCTCTACGCCGCGTGCAGCGCCGCCGTGACCACGCCCGGCCCGCGAGACTGGAGCAACGCGCACTGCGAGCGTGCGGCATCGGGCGAGTCGCCGCCACGGGTGCCGGGACTCGCGCCAGAGCCATGGCCGGACTGGCGGCGGGAAGCGCACGAGACGGAGCACGCGCACATGACGCGGCTGCTGGGCGCCTATGGCTTCCACTTCCGCGACCTCGGCACGCCCCCCGGGCGCGGAGACCTGGCGCTCATGCGCATCCGGCAGGCCCTGGGGAGCGCCGTGCAGCGGCTCGCCGAGGCGCAGCCCAGAGAGAGCGCCGGTGCGGTGCAGTTCGCCGGCAAGCTCATCGCCGACAGCGTGGCCTACGCACCTCCGCGAACCGTGCTGCACCTGGCGATGGGGCCCACCCTCACCGAGCTGGGCTCGAGCATCGGCAGCGATGCATCGGCGATTCCCCCGGGGCTTCGGCTCACCGGCGCCCTCGGCCTGCGCGGGCTGCAGCGGGTGTTCTCCTCGGGCGGTGGCGAGCCCTTCGCCGTGGCCGCGGTCGCGGGTCCCGAGCTCCGCCCACTGGCGCTCCAGAGTCCGCTCGCGCAGGCGCTCTTCGCGCTGCGAGGCGGCTGGCAGTTCAGCACGCGGGGCTCCGCGAGCGAGCAGGACTGCGCCTCCGAGGGAGTGAGCTCGTGCTCACGGCCGGTAGCCCAGGGGCTCGTCGGAGTGACGCTCCTGGCGAGCCTCCGCGTGCAGCTCATCGGTGAGTGGTATCCGCCTTTCGCGGGACACCGGGGGCTGTGGGCCATCGCTCCGGGCATCGGCGTGGAGCTCAGTCCCTGAACCGTGGGACGAGGAGGGTGTGACGAACCTCGCCCTCCCCTCTGTACAGGCGTGAGAAGATGGCGGCATGACGGACACGCAGCCATCGCCACCGCGTGATGGGACACCCGGCAAGAGAACCTGGCGGACATGGGTCAAGTGGTCGCTCCGTATCGGCCTCGGGCTGATCGCGGTCGTCACCATCGCGGCGGGCATCGCTGCTGGGATCGTCTGGATGCGGCTCCAGGCGGTCATGAAGCCATCCGACTTCCGACCGGAGCAGCCGCTCTCCGCGTTCGTCGATGAGGCGCCCCCACAACGAGCCTCACCGCCACCTGCGGCACCGTTCGAGTGGAGCGCCATCGACACGCCGCCGCGAACCGCGATGCCGTGGACCCGGTGGTGGTGGCCCGGTGGCGATGTCGAGGCCCAGGAGCTGCGGCGCGAGCTCGAGGAGCTGCGCGCGGCCGGCTTTGGCGGAGCCGAGGTGCAGCCGTTCGCGATGAACACCAGCGGCGTGGTGAAGGACGACACCAGCGCGCGGGAGCGCGTCTTCTCCGTCGATACGCCACGCTACTTCGCCCTGCTCCGCGGGATGCTGGAGGATGCCGACAAGCTCGGTCTCCAGATCGATCTGTCCCACTACAGCGGGTGGCCGGCGGGCAGCCCCGTGGTGACTCCCGCCGAAGGACTCCAGACCCTGGCCTGGAGCGAGCATTCCTTCAGCGGGGGGCGGCGCGTGGATCTGGAGATCCCGCGGCCCACTCCCGGACTGAACACCTACGCCTCCGCGATGCTCGGCATGTTCCTGTTCGAGGGGGACTTCGCGGACTTCGACGCGGCCAGCGCGCGGCTGATGAGCGTCGTGGTGGCGCGGCCGCTCGGAGGAGGCCACAGCCGCTTCTCGCTCAGCGACACGCTCCGGCTGGATCCCGCCAGCGTCCAGGTGGTCGACGGTCAGGTGCGCGATGGCCGGCTGTCCTGGGATGCCCCCGAGGGCGACTGGGTCCTCGTGGCCTCGTGGCTGCTGCCGACCGGGGAGCAGCCGTCCCTGGCTGCCTTGAACCCTCCGGGGTACGTGCTCGACCTGCTGCGCGGTGACATGACTCTCGCGCACTACAACTACGCCTTCGGCGCGCGCACCGGGCTGCCGCCGTACTACGGAAAGTCGCTGCGCGGCATCTTCAACGACAGCTACGAGTACAAGATCGACCGCCTCGGCTCGATCGACATCCTGGACGAGTTCCAGCGCCGGCGCGGCTACGACCTTCGCCCGTACCTTCCCGCGATCTATGTCGACGGGGCGGACAACTGGCCCATGAACGAGTTTCTGCCGCCCCGCGCGCCGAGCTTCACCCTGAGCGACCTCGACCCCCGCGTCCGCTACGACTACCAGCTCACGCTCTCGGACCTGGTCATCGAGCGCTTCGGCGATCCATCGCGCGAGTGGGCGGAGGCGCGCGGCCTGCTCTCGCGGCAGCAGAGCTACGGGCTGGACCTCGACATCCTCCGCGCCCAGGGAAGCAACCACATCCCCGAAACCGAGCAGCTCTACGCGGGTGGCACTCGCGAGTTCTTCCGCATGGCGTCGTCCGCGGCGCTGCTCTACGGCCGCCAGCTGGTGAGCTCTGAGTCCTTCGTCTGGGCGGGACTGGACTACGCCGTCGATCCCTCCATGCTCAAGGCGGCGGCCGACCAGCTGCTGGTGTCTGGCGTGAACCACATCATCTACCACGGGTTCCCATACGACTGGCGCAGAGAGGAGCGCGAGGCCCTGTTCGGGGAGGCGGGGTGGAACCCATGGTCGTCGCCTTCGAACCCCTTCGCGCTCTTCTCCGGGAACTACTCACCTCGTGCTTCGCTGTGGGAGGACATCCCGGCACTCAACGCGTACATCGGGCGCGCACAGCACCTGCTGAGGCAGGGGCAGCCGGTGGCGGACGTGCTCATCTACTACCCGTTCCTCGGGTACCGCTCGCTGGGGTACGGACAAAGCGAGGCGCACCTCCCACTCATCGGCGGCACCTTCCCCTTGAGCAACCCAGCGGGGTTCGCCCCGGACCCGGGCCCGAGCAGCGAGACGGTGGACGAGCGCATCCAGTGGCTGCGGCGCGTCCGGCCGCTCCTCGATGAGCTGGACCGTCGAGGGCTGACCTGGAGCTGGGTGAACGGGGACGCGCTCCACAGCCGCCTGCTGCCCGGGGGACAGATCCAGGGGGGCGCGACCTACGGCGCCATCGTCTTCCCGGAAGTCGAGGCAGTGGCGCCGGAGGATCTCGCGGCAGCGCGTACGCTCCAGAGCGGAGGCGTGCCGGTGTTCATTCTTGGCCCCCCGCCCCGCCGGCAGCCGGGACGCCACCAAGCAGCGGAGGGGGACGCACGCGTCCAGAGCCTGGCGAGAGACATCCTGGCCGGGCAGCCGGCGCTGACCAGCCCTGGCGCGCTCGCGGATGCGCTCGCGGCCCGGCCGGGTCCGTCACTCCGCTTTGCGTCCGCGAGTCCGCTCTGGCGGCAGGGCCGTCGCCTCGAGGGCGGGGGCCACATCGACTTCCTCGTCAATCCGACCTCGGAGCCCCAGTCCGTGGTTCTCCAGGCAAGCGAAGGGAACACGGCCTGGTGGTTCGATGCAGCTACCGGTGGCGCCACTCCGGTGGCGACGGACAGCCAGGGAGGGCTGCGGCTCGCGTTGCAGCCGTATGAGTCGCGGTTCCTCATCCGTGGTATCCCCATGCCACAGCGCCTCGCTCGCCCCGAGGTGAGTGCCCACCTCGGCTCGCGAATACTCAATACGTGGGCCTTGCCGCAGTGGTCGCTCTCGGTCGGGCAACAGAGCCGGAGCTCCGGACTCATCGACTGGCGTCAGGACGAGGCGCTGCGTCACGAGAGCCAGGCGGGAGTGTACCGCGCGACCTTCGATGCTCCGGCCCTGTCCGAGGGCTCGCGCTACATGCTGGACGTCGGGCCTGTTCCTGGAATGGCTGCCGTCCGGGTCAACGGGGTGGCTGTGGGCCGCGTCAGCCTCCCACCCTGGCGCATCGACATCACCAGCGCGCTCCGGGCGGGGAGCAACGCGCTCGAGATCGAGTATCGGCCCTCGTCCCGCAACGCGATGATCAAGCGTGCGATCGATGGCGACCCGCGCATGCAGCACTTCCTCGAGCGCAAGGACGGCCTGGTCCCCGCAGGCCTCCGCGGTCCCATCCGCATCGTCGAGATGTGAGGACTGAGCCGTCCACAGTCAGACCGGCGGCCTCGGCCTGGCCGCCGGACACAGCTCCTCGGCCAGCGCCTCCAGCACCTGGGCACCGGCTCGGTCCGTGAAGCGCTCCTGGGCGAAGCGAAACGCCTCGATGGCCAGCCGACGTCGGGTGTCGGGCTCATCGAGGATTGACCGCAGCGTCCGCCGCCACACCTCCACGTCTCCCATCTCGACGAACCAGCCGTTCTTCCCGTGGCGGATGTAGTCCTCGGTGCCAATGCACCGGGTGGCGACCACCGGGACGCCCAGGGACATGGCCTGGATCAACGTCATCTGCCCGCTCGCCGTCTCCCGGTTGTTGACGGGAATGGCGACGAGCTCCGCCTCCGCGATGACGCGCAGGTAGTCCTCCTGAGGGATGCTGGTCAGCACCTTGACGTTGGGAGGAACCGGGCCGCCCGGTCGGCCATGCGGATGCACCACGACCACAAGCTGGACAGGCAGCCCCTCCACCGCGCGGAACAGGGTGCCGTAATCGCGGCCCGAGGAGCCGAGCGCGGCGATGTAGCGCGGCGCCAGCCCGAAGCGCTCACGCGCCCCGCGGAAGTCCTCCACCTTCAGCTCCGCCCCCGTCAGGTACGTGAAGTGGAAGCGGGACTCCGGCAAGGCAAAGGTGCGTGCGTAGGCCGAGCGCTCGTGCTTCGTATAGACGATGAACCGCTCCACCCATCGGTAGGCGAGCCGCGACAGCCACTTGCGAAGCCCGTGGTACTCGTGGCCGCAGTTGAAGTACCAAACGACATGCGGGGTGAGTACCAGGCTCAGCAGATTCACGAGCCCCTGGGTGAAGCCCCCCTGCGGGAAGGCCGTGACGATCAAGTCCTGAGGATGGCGAGCCAGATACCAGCGGGCCTTCAGCGCCAGCCGGAACAGCTGCCACCATTTCTTCCCGTCCGTCCGCTTCCGCGTCGAGTCGACGAGATCCTCCAGCCCCACGTAGGAGCACTCGAAGCGCTCCGGTGGAAGGAACTCGCCCAGCCACCGGCGATCCGGGCGGAGGAACCACGCGACGAACAACACCCGCAGCTTCCTGGAGGACTTCATCCGCGCGCTGTGCCCCGGAAGTCGACGCGGCGGTAGTACTCATACTCTTGAAAGAAACAGGCGAGGAACTCTCCCTGGTCGACATCGCCCAGGGTCGGCCAGCATGGAGCTCCATTCCTGCGTCGCATCTGGGAGACATGACGCTCCAGGGCGGCGCGCTTCTGAGCCACCACATCCTGGATGGCGACGGAGGTCCGAAGCTCCCGCAGGAACCTCACGCCGCACACCGTCGCGCGGCATCCCGCGAGCACGGCCCTCGCCTTTCCCCAGGAACTGCCCTCCCCTGCCACGGGCCAATGCCGCCAGCTCCACACGGGATACTCCAGGAGCGTCGCCGCCAGCCCTAACCGGGCGATGGACTCGTAGACGATCGAGTGGGTCGCGACATGATCGGAATGTTCGCCCCGAGCATATGGAAGAAACACCTGCTGGGGGCGGTGCTGCTCCAGCAGCCTGCTCACCCGAGTGACGGCTTCCGCGCGCCACAGGCTCAGCTCCGCGTCTGGGAAATCCAACCAGGAGCT from Hyalangium gracile includes these protein-coding regions:
- a CDS encoding alpha/beta hydrolase, whose protein sequence is MHLALGVLAGIVILFLALRQWLLHRESSPPGREPFDGDVYRVGKAAIAERRCEHPRATVICMHGFVADMRYFTHYYRDPDLQLILLTSCDYHVPITEPRYRSAPWAKEPTAPEGSIAYDAAVLVQALEHLPRTRNIRVHGHSRGGAVILEAASMRPDLFEQVEVVLEAPVLPQARPYVKTTAVELWLMAFVVPMWRREPISRRNRGAWGPLDNERKRELIMAFPFNPKRVATMVSNLRELEEWMRKRDASLYQHIPRGTVLVPGKDRVLDMHSMLESAQRAGPGLSVVKLDGCSHFPLWDRPDALPALAGAPSAQEGGFTARTG
- a CDS encoding EF-hand domain-containing protein, with the translated sequence MEELTDDQVSELREAFSEHDGNGDGRITLQELRQALERLGEEPTEAELKGLLVKADADGNETIDFSEFLAFIRRRMSSTGAEGEMREAFEAFDRNRDGLVSIDELLQVMERLGEKMSRQEAEASLRRGDSDGDGQLSYEEFVAFMMSPR
- a CDS encoding TetR/AcrR family transcriptional regulator codes for the protein MSSDPRSAILNAAGEVFARFGFKKASMEDIARRAGVGKGSIYLHFESKDELFEACLRLSQAQAIAELETVVRRATTPEDQVRAFIQCKLEQTSRMAHGQRLQVETIFEMGTQALRLMPELQEKETALLARILTEGNAQGVFAVAAPHPVAMGLVETLAAFSVKLLTLGSSAPFREALDAYFDVFIRGLVPPRGSPSHKS
- a CDS encoding TolC family protein, with the protein product MNTLSLIAGLLLSQAPAQLPPPPPVDAPVKVAVLRATLDRARAEQEFVRSRNAYDNARSALAALLARPVDFDVQTPAEQQAAVRTAAEDAAGAEAHALEARLDVAAARVGVDVASGQRRAVASRYLPNLAVTGTYNLSNAGGFTGQNSNWSVGLGLSWAIFDGGLREAQLREASGRIAEANATLRVSEEKARDEVRRARNDLATTEKNLATAQEQVAVARESAQQVKRSFELGAATYLEVSDTNSALAQAELAAVAESLNVRLARLELARAVGDFAPAPAAPATEAAR
- a CDS encoding patatin-like phospholipase family protein, which produces MKRQERHGRERHRTALAALLLVTGAAQAGAAGPSTPETAPRASTHALTVGGGVSLGAYEAGFLAYATAAVRAHGVEHVGLLTGTSAGSLNVLLAVLAACGEAAPGLTQSIFWETWIPVGFDRLFIPEDVTPLGVFSRGWLEAQARRIEEAWSRGLAPTCDVVLGVSATRVEPRLVHAAGGRLALPRIEEKFALRIQGRGWGQPPRVTNYTAPGSSRREPMLVTDERGEVAFSQVRDLIFASMAFPVAFAPQPLATCEAGATARPGVCLATEAYSADYVDGGIFDNTPLRLAVGLARDGLAPGADGGPPRWRDVPEPGARRSPTDVAFTFVDPFATEYPSAPGLQLPSEAAPLPQLLGGVASAFVNTARAKELALLLEEEPEIAQHMVQQRRHFPAASDPLTAFFGFFETSFRSFDFYLGMYDARRWLQESDAAGLWRFEVPSETGTGWEPFACMRAVYDGLPGAEATCAGEGLADFRVLLQVSLDRLYAACSAAVTTPGPRDWSNAHCERAASGESPPRVPGLAPEPWPDWRREAHETEHAHMTRLLGAYGFHFRDLGTPPGRGDLALMRIRQALGSAVQRLAEAQPRESAGAVQFAGKLIADSVAYAPPRTVLHLAMGPTLTELGSSIGSDASAIPPGLRLTGALGLRGLQRVFSSGGGEPFAVAAVAGPELRPLALQSPLAQALFALRGGWQFSTRGSASEQDCASEGVSSCSRPVAQGLVGVTLLASLRVQLIGEWYPPFAGHRGLWAIAPGIGVELSP
- a CDS encoding glycosyl hydrolase, which encodes MTDTQPSPPRDGTPGKRTWRTWVKWSLRIGLGLIAVVTIAAGIAAGIVWMRLQAVMKPSDFRPEQPLSAFVDEAPPQRASPPPAAPFEWSAIDTPPRTAMPWTRWWWPGGDVEAQELRRELEELRAAGFGGAEVQPFAMNTSGVVKDDTSARERVFSVDTPRYFALLRGMLEDADKLGLQIDLSHYSGWPAGSPVVTPAEGLQTLAWSEHSFSGGRRVDLEIPRPTPGLNTYASAMLGMFLFEGDFADFDAASARLMSVVVARPLGGGHSRFSLSDTLRLDPASVQVVDGQVRDGRLSWDAPEGDWVLVASWLLPTGEQPSLAALNPPGYVLDLLRGDMTLAHYNYAFGARTGLPPYYGKSLRGIFNDSYEYKIDRLGSIDILDEFQRRRGYDLRPYLPAIYVDGADNWPMNEFLPPRAPSFTLSDLDPRVRYDYQLTLSDLVIERFGDPSREWAEARGLLSRQQSYGLDLDILRAQGSNHIPETEQLYAGGTREFFRMASSAALLYGRQLVSSESFVWAGLDYAVDPSMLKAAADQLLVSGVNHIIYHGFPYDWRREEREALFGEAGWNPWSSPSNPFALFSGNYSPRASLWEDIPALNAYIGRAQHLLRQGQPVADVLIYYPFLGYRSLGYGQSEAHLPLIGGTFPLSNPAGFAPDPGPSSETVDERIQWLRRVRPLLDELDRRGLTWSWVNGDALHSRLLPGGQIQGGATYGAIVFPEVEAVAPEDLAAARTLQSGGVPVFILGPPPRRQPGRHQAAEGDARVQSLARDILAGQPALTSPGALADALAARPGPSLRFASASPLWRQGRRLEGGGHIDFLVNPTSEPQSVVLQASEGNTAWWFDAATGGATPVATDSQGGLRLALQPYESRFLIRGIPMPQRLARPEVSAHLGSRILNTWALPQWSLSVGQQSRSSGLIDWRQDEALRHESQAGVYRATFDAPALSEGSRYMLDVGPVPGMAAVRVNGVAVGRVSLPPWRIDITSALRAGSNALEIEYRPSSRNAMIKRAIDGDPRMQHFLERKDGLVPAGLRGPIRIVEM
- a CDS encoding glycosyltransferase family 4 protein; amino-acid sequence: MKSSRKLRVLFVAWFLRPDRRWLGEFLPPERFECSYVGLEDLVDSTRKRTDGKKWWQLFRLALKARWYLARHPQDLIVTAFPQGGFTQGLVNLLSLVLTPHVVWYFNCGHEYHGLRKWLSRLAYRWVERFIVYTKHERSAYARTFALPESRFHFTYLTGAELKVEDFRGARERFGLAPRYIAALGSSGRDYGTLFRAVEGLPVQLVVVVHPHGRPGGPVPPNVKVLTSIPQEDYLRVIAEAELVAIPVNNRETASGQMTLIQAMSLGVPVVATRCIGTEDYIRHGKNGWFVEMGDVEVWRRTLRSILDEPDTRRRLAIEAFRFAQERFTDRAGAQVLEALAEELCPAARPRPPV
- a CDS encoding PIG-L deacetylase family protein, with translation MRRQEHLRSVSRSLQRLAMARLATPLDDGELRRSAMVFAPHPDDETLGCGGTILQKRRSGADVRIVFMTDGAASHAHLISRSELRLMRRREALEAVEALGLAPARSSWLDFPDAELSLWRAEAVTRVSRLLEQHRPQQVFLPYARGEHSDHVATHSIVYESIARLGLAATLLEYPVWSWRHWPVAGEGSSWGKARAVLAGCRATVCGVRFLRELRTSVAIQDVVAQKRAALERHVSQMRRRNGAPCWPTLGDVDQGEFLACFFQEYEYYRRVDFRGTARG